Within Desulfatiglans anilini DSM 4660, the genomic segment ATTCCGACGGTCATGGGCAGCTTTTCAGGGTTTTTTATCACTATGGGCTCGAGTGGGAGATCATCCCCTGCGTCATCTTCCTCGGCCTCGGGGCTATGACGGATTTCGGGCCGTTGATTGCCAACCCCAAGACGCTTTTGATCGGGGCGGGGGCTCAACTGGGGGTGTTTGTCACCTTTACGGGTACGGTTCTGGCGGGGTTCACTTTGAAAGAGGCGGCTTCGGTGAGCATCATCGGCGGTGCAGACGGGCCGACCACCATCTATCTGACCCAGCACCTGGCGCCGCAGCTTCTCGGTGCCAACGCCGTTGCGGCCTATTCATATATGGCGATGGTGCCGTTGATTCAGCCTCCCATCATGCGGTTTCTGACGACTCCAAACGAGAGGACCATCCGCATGAAGCAGCTGCGGCCGGTGTCCAAGCAGGAAAAAATCATCTACCCGTTGATCTGCACCATCATCATCGCCCTGCTCGTACCGGCGGTCATGCCGCTGATGGGCATGTTCATGCTCGGCAACCTCATGCGTGAGAGCGGAGTCGTGGCGCGCCTTTCCGATACGGCCCAAAACGCCCTCATGAACATCGTCACCATCTTCCTGGGGATTTCCGTCGGCGCGACCATGGAGGGAAGCCATTTCCTCAGCTGGAAGCCTCTTTTCATCTTCGGCCTGGGCTTGATCGATTTCGCTGTGTGCACCGCCGGGGGCATTGTCACCGTCAAGATCATGAATCTTTTCTTGAAAGAGAAGATCAACCCGCTCATCGGATCAGCCGGCGTTTCCGCCGTACCGATGTCCGCACGGGTTTCGCAGATTGTCGGACAGGAATTCGACAAGCGCAACTACCTGCTTATGCACGCGATGGGCCCGAATCTGGCCGGCGTTATCGGCACCGCGGCCGCGGCAGGAATGTTCATCGCCATGTTCGATTAAATGCAGCGAAACGGCATCAAAAAATGGACCCCTCCGTCAGGGTGAGCTCCGGTATATTGAGACCCTCGAGTGCTCAGGCCCGCCGATTTACGGCGGGCCTCTTTCAACCCATATCAAGGAAATCCAGCGTTTGCGCAGAAGAGACCTGGGGCTCACCGCACAAGCAAACCCGCACATTGCCGCCGAAATCGGCAAAAAAATCATTTCCCGATGGAACGAGTCAGTCGCCCAGAAGGGCTTGCCAGTCCATCGCTGCCCCGGTCTTGTTGATCAGCAGGCCGAGGTCCTGCAGGCGGATGATCATGGCCTGTTTGGAGACATTCGAAAAACCTCCGGCCTCGCACAACGCGGCGGCGATAACGGGCCACTGCTCCAGATAGGGCTCTCCCGAGTCATCCGCTGCCCCCTCAGATCCCAGACTGTTTTTGATGACGATGGGGGCCGGGCCGCAAAGCCTTTCAAACGCCTGTCTAACCGCCCTTTCGGGCATGAGCAGGCATGATGCGAAGTAGTCGGCCTGCCATTCAATAGGCTCCCTGGCGTCCTTGATCCGGCACACAATGGCCTCACCTCTCCGGGCATGCCGTTCCTGGAGTTCTGCATACGGCAGATGCAGAACCCAGTGGCCTGCCTCGTGCGCACAGGTAAAGACGAGCCTTCCCTCCGAGCCGTTTTCGAAGAGCCTCTCATTGATGCAGACAAGCCTCGCTTTTGCGTAGGTGGCCCCGAGCACCCCCCTGCCAAGGGTTTTTTCGAGATCCATGTAACAGAGATTGAGACCGAGTGAGCGTTCGATGATCTCGTCCACTGGGATGGGCGGCTCGATCCTGTACCCGGCTTTCTTCTCGAAATCCTCCGTGAGTTGCATGGCCTTGCGGGCGATCGATTTTTTTGACAACCAGGGAACCTGCATAGCTGTTTCCTCCGGGGTGGCCAGAAATTTTCTGCCGGGGCAGAAAGAAACGCAAGATAAAAAAGCGAAATCTCGATCTGCCGAACCTCGCATGAACGGTTCTTTCTATCATCTGCCGTTTTCATCATAAGGAGGGGGTTTGACAGATACGGTCACACAAGAAATCTTTTTGTGCTTCCGGCTTCGGGGTTTCGCATGCTTTGCATCTGGGCGTTTTTTGCCGTTCCCTCGACTTTTTGGAGTGAACGGGTTATCATTTATTTTATTGAGCCGCTTTCTTTTGTCCTCCGCGATAAATGGACTGCCAATAACTGATCCAAATTCGGCCCGTTTTCCGTCCTCGAACCGCTTTGGCCGGGCGATAAGCCCGGATTTGAAAGGAGGGTTGGAAGCATGCAGCCGTCGGCAGAAACAAAAGCGCCCCGCAGTCCGCTGATGCGGGTGCTGCGGAACCGGTGGCTGATCGCCGGTGTGGCCGCGGTGGTGGTTTATACACTCGTCGGGTTTTTCCTGGTTCCTTTTCTCTCACGCTATTATCTCGAACGATTCGCCTCCGAAAAGCTGAACCGCGAGCTTACGATTCAAAAGGTGAGGTTCAACCCCTATACCTACCGTTTTGAGATAAATGGGCTCGAGCTGAAGGACGTCGATGGGTCCTCGATGCTTGCCTTTGATGGGTTTCTGGTGGATTTCGAGCTGTCGAGCGTCTTCAAGCGGGCCTGGACTTTTGCGGAAATCCGCCTGGACAGGCTGATGTTGGACGGCGTCATCGGACAGGATGGGAGGCTCAATTTGGCAAAGTTGGCGGATTCGTTCTCCCGGGATAAAGCGGCGGCCGAATCGGAACCCGAGCCCGAGCCGGGCGGGCTCCCGAGGGCGATCCTGGAGAAGGTCTCGCTGGTCGAAGCCACGGTGCATTTTGCCGATCAGAGGGGTAAAGAACCTGCCGATATACAAATCACGCCGCTGAATATCGAATTGACGGACATCAAGACGCTGCCCGAGCACAAAGGCCCCTATACGATCATGGCCCGGACGCCGGGAGGGGCATCGCTCAGCTGGGAGGGGGAGGTATCCCTCCATCCGGTTTCATCGAGCGGGTCCCTTTCCCTGGATGATTTGTCCCTGGCGAAGCTTTGGCGGTTTTTGCGCGAACACGTGGCGCTGGAGGAGCCGAAAGGGGCGCTCCACCTGCACACCCACTACCGCTTCGATTTGAGCGGTGGAAGTCCGGTGATTCATCTGGATGCGCTTGGACTGCAGGTGAACGACATCGATCTTCGCCGCCGGGGCGACTCCGAATCGCTGCTCAGTCTGGCGAAAATCGAGGTGGCAGACGGGAGTCTGGATCTGGAGCGGCATGCAGTCCATCTGGGCAGGTTCTCTGTTGCGGACGGGCGCGTGCGCGCAGCCATGGATGAAGACGGAAACGTCGATTGGGCCCGGCTGGTCCCTGCCGATCGGAAGGATGGCGATGGGGAGGGACTACACGAAAATCCGCCCTCTGAACCGTCTACACCTTGGAAGATCGACCTCGACCGTTTCGAACTGAGCGGGCTGGCAATCGAGCTCAGCGATGAAAGCCGCGCTATGCCGCTCGATGCTGGCGCCCGGTCCCTGAGGTTCGGTTTCGGCGCAAGCATCGAAGCGGGCGGTGGTGTTCTGCAGGCGGTACTCCAGGATGCCGCTTTAGAGCTGGCCGGACTCCGCTGCAGCTTCCAGGGTGAAGACGGCCCGGAGCTCGAACTGGGTGAGATCAAAGTGGGCGGCGGCCATTTCGACCTGGCGGAACGGGCGGTGACGATCGAAGAGGTGGTCCTGCAGGACGGCGCAAGCGGGGTGATCCTCGAGAAGGAAGGGGGCGTGAACTGGGCTCGTGCGGCAGCCAGCCGCAAGGCGGCGGTAGAGGAAACGGATCCATCCCATGCCGCCGATAAGGGCGACACGGCAGCCCCCTCTTGGTCGCTGATGGTCAAGTCATTGAAGCTGCTGGGGTTCGATGTGGACGTTCAGGATAAGACGCTGCCTGCCCCTGCGCGGCTGGGGTTGAGCGGAATCGACCTCCGGCTCGAGGATGTGTCGAATGATGATGCCGTCCCGATCCGGTTTGAGCTCGGCGCCGATGTGGCGACCGGGGGCCGGCTTGCGGCCAGGGGGGAACTGTTTGCAGCGTCTGGATCGGTGACCTCGGATCTCGAGGTTGCGGAGCTCGCGTTGACGCTCTTTCAACCCTATGTCGAACGGGTTTTGCGCGCCAGGGTTTCCTCGGGAATGGCGGGGGTGAAAGGGTCTCTAAAATACGGCGTAAAGGGCGCGGACGCGAAGCTCGCCTTCAAAGGCGGCGCCGAGGTGTCGAATTTCCTGCTCGAAGACCCGGCCGCGAAAGAGCGCCTGTTTGCTTGGGAGGGTCTTAGAGTCTCGGGGATCGATCTGACGCTCGAGCCCGGGCGCCTGGCTGTCAAGGAAGTGAGCCTGTTGAACCCCACCGGGAAATTTGTGATCCATGAGGACAAGAGCACGAACCTGTCGGCGCTCAGGGCGCGGGCGGAGGGCGCTTCCGAAGCGGGCGCTCCGGCTCCGCAGGGACCGGGCGGGGGCGAAGGCTTCCAGTTCCAGGTGGACCGTGTCCGTCTGCAGGGGGCAACGCTCGCATTCGCCGATTTGAGCCTCAAACCGCAGTTCTCGGCATTGATGCACGAGCTCGACGGGGTGGTGACCGGGATCTCGAGCGCCCGAGAAAGCGAGGCGGACATCGAGCTTGCCGGGCGGGTCGATGAATACGGCACGGTGAAGATCGGGGGGACGATCATGCCCTCGAGCCCGAAGACCTCCACCCACGTGACCCTCGATTTCAAGAACGTGTCCATGAGCAACCTCACCCCCTATTCCGCCACGTTCGCCGGGTATCGGATCCAATCCGGCAAACTGTCGCTCGATCTCGAATACGCCATCGAGGACAGCCAGTTGATGGGGGAAAATCAGGTCGTCATCGATCAGTTGACCCTTGGCGGCCGCGTTGAGGACTCCGAGGCGCCCAGCCTGCCCCTCGAGCTCGCCATCGCGCTGCTCAAGGATTCGCGGGGCAGGATCGACCTCGGGCTGCCGGTCCGGGGCAACCTGGACGACCCCGAATTCAAATACGGGAGCTTGATCTGGAAGGCCCTCGTCAACGTGATCACCAAGGCCGCCACAGCCCCGTTCCGGATCCTGGGGAACCTGATCGGCGCTAAGGAAGAGGACCTCGACAAGGTCCTGTTTGCGGCGGGGTCTTCCACGGTGCCGCCGCCGGAATTGGAAAAACTCGTTCACTTGGCCGAGGCGCTCGCCAAGAGGCCGCAGTTGGCCCTGGAGATACAGGGTGCATACGATCCGGCGGTCGATGGGCGGGCCATCAAGGAGGCGATGCTGCGCCGGGAAATGGCAGCGGAGAGCGGGATCGTGCTGAAGCCCGGTGAAGAGCCCGGTCCGGTGGTTTTCCATGAGCGGGAGGTCCAGGGCGCCTTGGAAAGACGCTTTCTGCTTCATCACACGAAGGAGGAGTTGCGCAGGCTCGAAGAGGCTTTTGAAGAGGGGCTCAAGCGGGCGGCCGAAGAGGGTAAACCGTCCGAGAAGCGCGCGTCGAGGGAGGTGTCGTGGGCTCCTTTTTATAAAACGCTGTATGAAAAGATCCTTGACGCGATGGAACTCGGTCCTCAAGCCCTCACCACCCTCGCGGAGATCCGGGCCTCGGCCGTGAAGGCCGCCATTGTGGCCGATGGGGGTGCGGAAGCCTCGCGTGTATCGATTCTCGATGTGGTCAGCGTTGAAAGCCCGGACGGCAAGACCGTTCCGGCGAAACTCGCCGTGACTGTCGCAAAGTGATATCGCTGCAGGCGCACAAAAGGGAGAAGTGCTCCCATCTTCAGCCGTTGCGAATGTCTTCAGTATGCCCGTGTTTCAATTCTTTCGAGACGCCGATTTTCGGAAAGGCCAGCCGGGAAGAATGAAAGGCAGGCAGGATTCCCAGGGTTCAATGATCCACGGACGTTCAAGCATAGGAGGTAGGGAAAATGGGAACTGGAAATGAAGGTGGGAAGATCGTCAATGGCATCGATACAGGGC encodes:
- a CDS encoding sodium ion-translocating decarboxylase subunit beta; its protein translation is MSFMEVIEMLQGILTTTGIMQITWQHVLMWIIGCAFLFMAIVKKFEPLLLLPIGFGIFVVNFPLVPLMGYSDGHGQLFRVFYHYGLEWEIIPCVIFLGLGAMTDFGPLIANPKTLLIGAGAQLGVFVTFTGTVLAGFTLKEAASVSIIGGADGPTTIYLTQHLAPQLLGANAVAAYSYMAMVPLIQPPIMRFLTTPNERTIRMKQLRPVSKQEKIIYPLICTIIIALLVPAVMPLMGMFMLGNLMRESGVVARLSDTAQNALMNIVTIFLGISVGATMEGSHFLSWKPLFIFGLGLIDFAVCTAGGIVTVKIMNLFLKEKINPLIGSAGVSAVPMSARVSQIVGQEFDKRNYLLMHAMGPNLAGVIGTAAAAGMFIAMFD
- a CDS encoding ImmA/IrrE family metallo-endopeptidase, whose protein sequence is MSKKSIARKAMQLTEDFEKKAGYRIEPPIPVDEIIERSLGLNLCYMDLEKTLGRGVLGATYAKARLVCINERLFENGSEGRLVFTCAHEAGHWVLHLPYAELQERHARRGEAIVCRIKDAREPIEWQADYFASCLLMPERAVRQAFERLCGPAPIVIKNSLGSEGAADDSGEPYLEQWPVIAAALCEAGGFSNVSKQAMIIRLQDLGLLINKTGAAMDWQALLGD
- a CDS encoding DUF748 domain-containing protein, which translates into the protein MQPSAETKAPRSPLMRVLRNRWLIAGVAAVVVYTLVGFFLVPFLSRYYLERFASEKLNRELTIQKVRFNPYTYRFEINGLELKDVDGSSMLAFDGFLVDFELSSVFKRAWTFAEIRLDRLMLDGVIGQDGRLNLAKLADSFSRDKAAAESEPEPEPGGLPRAILEKVSLVEATVHFADQRGKEPADIQITPLNIELTDIKTLPEHKGPYTIMARTPGGASLSWEGEVSLHPVSSSGSLSLDDLSLAKLWRFLREHVALEEPKGALHLHTHYRFDLSGGSPVIHLDALGLQVNDIDLRRRGDSESLLSLAKIEVADGSLDLERHAVHLGRFSVADGRVRAAMDEDGNVDWARLVPADRKDGDGEGLHENPPSEPSTPWKIDLDRFELSGLAIELSDESRAMPLDAGARSLRFGFGASIEAGGGVLQAVLQDAALELAGLRCSFQGEDGPELELGEIKVGGGHFDLAERAVTIEEVVLQDGASGVILEKEGGVNWARAAASRKAAVEETDPSHAADKGDTAAPSWSLMVKSLKLLGFDVDVQDKTLPAPARLGLSGIDLRLEDVSNDDAVPIRFELGADVATGGRLAARGELFAASGSVTSDLEVAELALTLFQPYVERVLRARVSSGMAGVKGSLKYGVKGADAKLAFKGGAEVSNFLLEDPAAKERLFAWEGLRVSGIDLTLEPGRLAVKEVSLLNPTGKFVIHEDKSTNLSALRARAEGASEAGAPAPQGPGGGEGFQFQVDRVRLQGATLAFADLSLKPQFSALMHELDGVVTGISSARESEADIELAGRVDEYGTVKIGGTIMPSSPKTSTHVTLDFKNVSMSNLTPYSATFAGYRIQSGKLSLDLEYAIEDSQLMGENQVVIDQLTLGGRVEDSEAPSLPLELAIALLKDSRGRIDLGLPVRGNLDDPEFKYGSLIWKALVNVITKAATAPFRILGNLIGAKEEDLDKVLFAAGSSTVPPPELEKLVHLAEALAKRPQLALEIQGAYDPAVDGRAIKEAMLRREMAAESGIVLKPGEEPGPVVFHEREVQGALERRFLLHHTKEELRRLEEAFEEGLKRAAEEGKPSEKRASREVSWAPFYKTLYEKILDAMELGPQALTTLAEIRASAVKAAIVADGGAEASRVSILDVVSVESPDGKTVPAKLAVTVAK